From a single Agrobacterium tumefaciens genomic region:
- a CDS encoding CaiB/BaiF CoA transferase family protein, protein MTDMPNRKQPLSGIRVIELARVLAGPWAGQMLADMGADVIKVENPEGGDDTRTWGPPFVEGADGENLSAAYYHATNRGKRSIVADLKTPDGCELVRRLVRTADVVIENFKRGGLAKYGLDYESLKVLNPKLIYCSITGFGQTGPYADFAGYDYIVQGMSGFMSITGEPDGQPMKAGVAVADIFTGIYSVTAIQAALIHAIRSGEGQHIDMALLDVQSAVLANQNMNYLISGKPPVRLGNAHPNISPYEVVPTADGFLILAVGNDGQFRRLCNILGIGAIADDERFATNKARVAHKVDVRQIVSTETLKWQKRDLLTACEQNAVPAGPINSIEEMFADPQIKARGLRVDLETEDGTVIPGVRTPIVLSQTPLRYERPSPKLGEHQAQVLAELENIERTTTP, encoded by the coding sequence ATGACCGACATGCCGAACAGGAAACAGCCGCTATCCGGCATTCGCGTCATCGAGCTAGCGCGTGTTCTGGCCGGTCCCTGGGCGGGGCAGATGCTGGCCGACATGGGCGCTGACGTCATCAAGGTGGAAAACCCCGAGGGCGGCGACGATACCCGCACATGGGGGCCGCCCTTCGTTGAAGGCGCGGATGGAGAAAACCTCTCCGCCGCCTATTATCACGCCACCAACCGCGGCAAGCGCTCCATCGTCGCCGATCTGAAAACGCCGGATGGCTGCGAGCTGGTGCGCAGGCTGGTGCGCACCGCCGATGTCGTCATCGAGAACTTCAAGCGCGGCGGGCTTGCCAAATACGGCCTCGATTACGAGAGCCTGAAGGTGCTCAATCCGAAGCTGATCTATTGCTCCATCACCGGCTTCGGCCAGACCGGGCCCTATGCCGATTTCGCCGGTTATGATTATATCGTGCAGGGCATGTCGGGTTTCATGTCGATCACTGGCGAACCGGACGGCCAGCCGATGAAGGCGGGCGTCGCCGTCGCCGATATCTTCACCGGCATCTATTCCGTGACAGCCATTCAGGCGGCGCTGATCCACGCCATTCGATCAGGCGAAGGCCAGCATATCGACATGGCGCTTCTGGATGTGCAGTCGGCCGTGCTCGCCAACCAGAACATGAACTACCTGATTTCCGGCAAGCCACCCGTCCGGCTCGGCAACGCCCACCCGAATATTTCCCCCTATGAGGTGGTGCCGACGGCCGATGGTTTCCTGATCCTCGCGGTCGGCAATGACGGTCAGTTCCGCCGCCTCTGCAACATCCTCGGCATTGGCGCGATCGCCGATGACGAGCGCTTTGCAACCAACAAGGCCCGCGTGGCGCACAAGGTGGACGTGCGGCAGATCGTTTCCACCGAAACGCTGAAATGGCAGAAGCGCGATCTTCTGACCGCTTGCGAGCAGAATGCCGTGCCGGCCGGGCCTATCAACTCCATCGAGGAAATGTTCGCCGATCCGCAGATCAAGGCGCGGGGCTTGCGTGTCGATCTCGAAACGGAAGACGGCACCGTCATTCCCGGCGTGCGCACCCCCATTGTGCTCTCGCAAACCCCCTTGCGCTATGAACGCCCCAGCCCGAAGCTCGGTGAGCATCAGGCACAGGTACTGGCCGAACTGGAAAACATCGAAAGGACCACCACGCCATGA
- a CDS encoding thiamine pyrophosphate-binding protein: MKTTGNTRTGGQLIVEALKANGVSRVSCVPGESYLAVLDALYESGIETVVCRQEGGAAMMADTWGRLTGEPGICMVTRGPGATNASAGLHIARQDSIPMILFIGQVQRDAREREAFQEVEYRRAFTEFAKWVGEIDDARRIPEFVTRAFTVATSGRPGPVVLTLPEDMLVEEVEAPEAKPYTPVEAHPGPSQMAAFAKMLGEAKRPIFIIGGTRWSEESVATFRAFAENHKLPIGCSFRRQMLFDHLSPSYAGDVGIGINPALAKEIKESDLVVLVGGRLSEMPSSGYTLLDIPYPSQKLIHIYPEAEELGRVYRPDLAICAAPDDFVAALSSISLPANAAWAERTAAIHAAYLNWSTPPQSGPGPVQMGPIMDWIEANVPEDAIFTNGAGNYATWVHRFHRFRRFNTQSAPTSGSMGYGLPAAVAAKHLFPEREVICFAGDGCFMMHGQEFITAVRYGLPIITVLVNNGTYGTIRMHQEREYPGRVSGTDLVNPDFNAFAKAYGGHGETVEKTEDFAAAFERARASGKPAIIEVKLDAEAITPTRTLTQIKTRA; the protein is encoded by the coding sequence ATGAAAACAACAGGCAATACCAGAACAGGTGGGCAATTGATCGTCGAAGCGCTGAAGGCCAACGGCGTCTCCCGCGTGTCCTGCGTTCCGGGCGAAAGCTATCTGGCCGTGCTGGACGCGCTTTATGAAAGCGGCATCGAAACCGTGGTCTGCCGCCAGGAAGGTGGCGCCGCCATGATGGCCGATACCTGGGGCCGGCTGACGGGCGAACCCGGCATCTGCATGGTGACCCGCGGCCCGGGTGCCACCAACGCCTCGGCCGGCCTGCACATCGCAAGGCAGGATTCCATTCCGATGATCCTGTTCATCGGCCAGGTGCAGCGCGACGCCCGCGAGCGCGAGGCTTTTCAGGAAGTGGAATACCGCCGCGCCTTCACCGAATTCGCCAAATGGGTGGGCGAGATCGACGATGCGCGCCGTATCCCGGAATTCGTCACCCGCGCCTTCACTGTTGCCACCTCCGGTCGCCCCGGCCCGGTGGTGCTGACGCTGCCTGAAGACATGCTGGTGGAAGAGGTCGAAGCGCCCGAGGCAAAGCCCTATACACCCGTCGAGGCACATCCCGGCCCGTCACAGATGGCCGCCTTCGCAAAAATGCTGGGCGAGGCAAAACGTCCGATCTTCATCATCGGTGGCACCCGCTGGTCCGAGGAAAGCGTGGCGACCTTCAGGGCATTTGCCGAAAATCACAAGCTGCCCATCGGCTGTTCCTTCCGCCGCCAGATGCTGTTCGATCATCTGAGCCCTTCCTATGCCGGCGATGTCGGCATCGGCATCAACCCGGCGCTGGCAAAGGAGATCAAGGAGTCCGATCTCGTGGTTCTGGTCGGCGGCCGCCTCTCCGAAATGCCGTCTTCCGGTTATACGCTGCTAGACATCCCCTACCCGTCGCAGAAACTCATCCACATCTATCCGGAAGCCGAAGAGCTTGGCCGCGTTTACCGTCCCGATCTCGCAATCTGCGCCGCGCCGGATGATTTCGTCGCCGCCCTCTCCTCCATCTCGCTTCCGGCAAACGCCGCATGGGCCGAACGCACGGCCGCCATACATGCGGCTTACCTCAACTGGTCCACGCCGCCGCAGAGCGGCCCCGGCCCGGTGCAGATGGGTCCGATCATGGACTGGATCGAAGCCAATGTGCCCGAGGATGCGATCTTCACCAATGGCGCGGGCAACTACGCCACCTGGGTGCACCGTTTCCACCGTTTCCGCCGCTTCAACACGCAATCGGCGCCAACATCAGGCTCGATGGGTTATGGCCTGCCGGCGGCAGTCGCCGCCAAGCATCTGTTCCCGGAGCGTGAGGTGATCTGCTTTGCCGGTGACGGTTGTTTCATGATGCATGGGCAGGAATTCATCACCGCCGTCCGTTATGGACTGCCGATCATCACCGTCCTGGTCAATAATGGCACCTACGGCACCATCCGCATGCATCAGGAACGGGAATATCCAGGCCGTGTCAGCGGCACCGATCTCGTCAATCCGGATTTCAACGCTTTTGCGAAGGCCTATGGCGGCCACGGCGAAACGGTGGAAAAAACCGAGGACTTCGCCGCCGCCTTCGAACGCGCGCGGGCAAGCGGCAAGCCGGCCATCATCGAGGTGAAGCTGGACGCCGAGGCCATCACGCCAACGCGCACGCTGACGCAGATCAAAACCCGGGCCTGA
- a CDS encoding HugZ family protein, with the protein MPDAAPPVITPRGAKIEPSAGAPFEAVRVARDVLHTSRTAALATLDPVSGYPYTTATNIGIEPDGTPFFFAAGLTLHARNMEADPRISLTLAPFGKGDALTLPRLTLVGKAELIDPAEVPLARQRYIARYPKAKLYLSLPDTRLYRLRTEGVQINGGPARNASNITSADLRTELSGAAELMAVAQSEATRLNAIKGEAARLAVLAGAKAGRWTITSIDPDGIDLASASDLARLWFAERVTTLKQFEKALALLVK; encoded by the coding sequence ATGCCGGATGCAGCCCCTCCCGTCATCACCCCACGCGGCGCGAAGATCGAGCCCTCGGCCGGCGCACCTTTCGAGGCGGTGCGCGTGGCCCGCGATGTGCTGCACACATCCCGCACGGCAGCGCTCGCTACCCTCGATCCGGTCAGCGGTTATCCTTATACGACCGCAACCAATATCGGCATCGAGCCTGATGGTACGCCGTTCTTCTTCGCGGCGGGCCTGACGCTGCACGCCCGCAACATGGAGGCAGACCCGCGCATCTCGCTGACGCTCGCCCCCTTCGGCAAGGGCGATGCGCTTACGCTGCCGCGGCTGACGCTGGTGGGGAAAGCGGAACTGATCGACCCGGCTGAGGTGCCGCTTGCGAGACAGCGCTACATCGCCCGCTATCCCAAGGCGAAACTTTACCTCTCCCTTCCCGACACGAGGCTCTACCGGCTGCGAACGGAAGGCGTACAGATCAACGGCGGCCCGGCCCGCAATGCCAGCAACATCACCTCCGCCGATCTGCGCACGGAGCTTTCCGGCGCGGCGGAACTGATGGCGGTGGCGCAAAGCGAAGCGACCCGCCTCAATGCCATCAAAGGCGAAGCGGCCCGGCTCGCCGTTCTGGCCGGCGCGAAGGCCGGTCGCTGGACGATCACCTCCATTGACCCTGATGGCATCGATCTCGCTTCGGCCAGCGATCTCGCCCGGCTGTGGTTTGCGGAGCGGGTGACGACGTTGAAGCAGTTTGAGAAGGCGCTTGCTTTGCTTGTGAAATGA
- a CDS encoding RidA family protein, whose protein sequence is MTIKRIEPGKRMSGAVVHGNTVYLAGQVGEGTSVTEQSKSALAEVDRLLAAAGSDKSKVLQTIIYLSDMSTFGEMNAVWEGWIDPVNPPARATSEAALATPDYKVEFIVTAAL, encoded by the coding sequence ATGACCATCAAGCGTATCGAGCCGGGCAAGCGCATGAGCGGCGCCGTCGTACACGGCAACACCGTCTATCTGGCCGGCCAGGTCGGCGAGGGTACGAGCGTGACGGAACAGAGCAAGTCGGCGCTGGCGGAAGTCGATCGCCTGCTGGCCGCTGCCGGTTCCGACAAGTCGAAGGTCCTGCAGACGATCATCTATCTCTCCGACATGTCCACCTTCGGCGAAATGAATGCCGTCTGGGAAGGCTGGATCGACCCGGTAAACCCGCCGGCCCGGGCCACCAGCGAAGCAGCGCTTGCTACCCCGGACTACAAGGTTGAGTTCATCGTGACTGCTGCTCTCTGA
- a CDS encoding TIGR01244 family sulfur transferase, whose product MDIRRIDDEYSVTGQISVADLDEVKALGFKSIVCHRPDGEEDGQPLFADIAERAEQLGLTIMHVPVGRYGVDADAVAGMVDALDELQRPMLGYCRSGARSTAIYEKTHHLRG is encoded by the coding sequence ATGGATATCAGGCGCATAGACGACGAATATTCGGTAACGGGACAGATCAGCGTCGCCGATCTGGATGAGGTCAAGGCACTCGGCTTCAAGTCGATCGTCTGCCACCGCCCTGACGGCGAAGAAGACGGCCAGCCGCTTTTCGCCGATATTGCCGAGCGCGCAGAGCAACTTGGCCTCACCATCATGCATGTACCGGTTGGTCGCTATGGCGTCGACGCCGATGCCGTTGCCGGCATGGTGGATGCGCTCGATGAATTGCAGCGCCCGATGCTCGGCTATTGCCGTTCCGGCGCGCGCTCCACGGCGATCTACGAAAAGACCCATCACCTGCGCGGCTGA
- a CDS encoding aldose 1-epimerase family protein, producing the protein MRSFQAGRSPHIFLDETSVFDIGSCIVDGTDIAPGRAIPDDGDARIDHSLEGFLFTCGPDHIRHPELIDGDGEGRRYPLHGSFSSHPATIIAFDVHESNALARVEVPVKLADGGTAVLERTWRIDGESGEVSLDDRIVNTSSRPIPVFLMYHMNVGARLFDDAVRLEGAMLEGGGHGWRFGEEPGTVFCVSAGKDEWAELKLGPIAAIGGKTLTVRFRTETLPYLQMWRNQQDPANVLGIEPVSHRWVGRSELETAGEFNILQPGESRRFGLRFSIL; encoded by the coding sequence TTGCGTTCGTTTCAGGCTGGCAGATCGCCCCATATTTTCCTCGATGAAACCTCTGTTTTCGATATTGGTTCCTGTATCGTCGATGGCACTGACATCGCGCCCGGCCGCGCCATTCCCGATGATGGCGATGCACGCATCGACCATTCGCTGGAGGGCTTTCTCTTCACCTGCGGTCCGGATCATATCCGTCATCCCGAACTGATCGACGGTGACGGCGAGGGGCGTCGATATCCGTTGCATGGGTCCTTTTCCTCGCATCCCGCGACGATCATCGCTTTCGACGTTCATGAGTCCAATGCGCTGGCGCGTGTGGAGGTTCCCGTGAAGCTTGCCGATGGCGGCACCGCAGTTCTTGAACGGACATGGCGCATCGATGGTGAAAGCGGCGAAGTCAGCCTTGACGACCGGATCGTCAATACGAGTTCGCGGCCGATCCCGGTCTTTCTGATGTATCACATGAATGTCGGCGCGCGCCTGTTTGACGATGCCGTGCGGCTTGAAGGCGCCATGCTTGAAGGCGGCGGCCATGGCTGGCGTTTCGGCGAGGAGCCGGGAACTGTTTTCTGCGTCTCTGCCGGCAAGGACGAATGGGCGGAATTGAAGCTTGGCCCGATTGCGGCCATCGGCGGGAAGACGCTGACCGTGCGTTTTCGCACGGAGACGCTGCCCTATCTCCAGATGTGGCGCAACCAGCAGGACCCCGCCAATGTGCTCGGCATCGAGCCGGTTTCGCATCGCTGGGTTGGGCGGAGCGAGCTTGAGACCGCCGGCGAGTTCAATATTCTCCAGCCGGGTGAAAGCCGCAGGTTCGGTCTGCGCTTTTCAATCCTCTGA